TGCTCCCAGGGCTCTACCTCTTCGTCCCGATCGCCCAAGACCAGATGATCTTCTACTAAATTTAAGGCTTTCAATCTTTCAAACCGCTCCTGGCGAAGTGAATCCCAACCTGATTTATACCGTGTTTTGTATTTCTCAATATCCTCAGGCCAGGCTTGCAGAGGATAGTGTGGTGCCGTATAGGCGATGTATAGGAGGAAAGGATCTGGCTCGTTTTTGTATTCCTCTAAATAGCTCAAAGCATAATCCGTGAAGGTATCTGTGGAGTAGAAATTTGGCTTCACGGTTTCGTATGGCAGATATTCCTGATCATCAATGGCCCACCGTCTGGGATAGCCCCGGGGAACGGTAGTAAGCTTGCGGCCCGGCTCGGGTTCATTGAGTCTACCGGGGCCCGGATTGAAATGATTGGCTGCCCCGTCAGTCAATCCAAAATGCCGATCAAAACCGCGTTGAAACGGGGTTTCATCAGCGTGCCATTTACCCACCATCAGTGTTCGATACCCTGCGGGTTTTAGGGCTTCTGCAAAGGTGATGCTGTTTTGGTACTTACCAGGTCTGTTGGTATATATTCCTGCTTTTTGAGGATACACCCCCGTCAGCAGAGAGGTTCTGGAAGGAACACAGATGCCGTTATTATAAAAATTTGTGAACTTCATGCCTGAAGCTGCTAGTTGGTCAATGTTAGGCGTGTGAATCTCACCTCCAAAACATCCAATATCAGAATAGCCCATATCATCTACCATTACCAAGACAATATTGGGCCGCTCCGTTTGGCTGGTATGCTGTTGACATCCCCCAAAGAGCAGACAGACTACTAAGAATAGGTAACTCGACTTAAAGATCATTCCAACTTATTTGAATCCATTATAGAATACGACCCACTATCATGAGTACTTAAAAAAAGACCCACCACGATTTCAACGTGATGGGTCTTTATCACTATTTACTCTGTTATTGCTTAATAACTCTGCTCGTTTTGGAGCGTCCTTGTACATCGAATGTTTCGATCAGGTAGTTACCGGAAGTAAGTCCCTCGAGGGAAATCTCTACCAGCGAAGCTCCCGCCGGCACATCCTGCGCTCTTACCATTTTACCGGTAATGTTGTATAGTACCACTTTTACAATCTTCTGATCAGGGTTAACAATGGTAACCTTGTCCGAACTAGGATTTGGGTATACGTTAATCTTGTTGGCTTTCAACTCACTTGACAGGACAACTTCGGGTTGTTCTACCACAATTTCAATATATGATCCACCATTGGAATGTTCTTTGGAATTGTATTGAGCCTTGAAGGTGGAGCCCTGTAGCGTAGTGCTTAGTTTCAGGGAAAGGATCTTGTCTGTCTCACCTTTTACTGCATCTGTTATATCGATGGCATGTGGTGATTCCAATGTTTCTCCTGCCGCAGAAGTTGTCTGAACTCCGGAAAGAGAGTCAAGAGAAGCCGGTCTGGTGTTACCTGTAATGGTGGCCTCAGACCAGGTGTCATCCTGGATATAAGAAACCCATTGTGTACTGCCCTCTTCTCCCCACTTATTACCATAAGGGATCATGTACAAAGTGGCTGATTTAATCGCAGACAGATCAGAGATGTCCTTGGATAGGTCATATTTAAGGAATATCTCATGCAGGTTACTTCCTTCACCGGAAGCTGACTGCAGGTAGTCCTTATCACCATAGTTGTCATCGCCTCTGGAGCCAGTCCTCGTAAGCGCATCCTCTGCAGCGTAAACCTTAATGGTGGATACACCTTCAGCATCTACAACAATGTACCCTGATTGAGTCAATGAACTGGTACCCCCTGCATTGGTCGCTTCAAGTGTCACATCATATTTACCTTCTGCAGCATAAGTAACGGTTGGGTTTTGATCTGTACTTTCAGCGGGAGACCCACCCTCAAAAGTCCATTTCCAGCTTGTTGGTGAGTATTGGGATTCATCAGTGAAAGTGACTGACCCACCAGCCTTCAAAGATTGTTTGCTTGCCGAAAACGCAATTTTGGGTGAATAGAGTTCTACTTCAAGATACGTACCACCTTCTGAATATTCTTTCGAGTGGTATTCAGCCTTAAATGTTCCGGCTAAAAGACTACTACTCACTTTGATAGAAAGTTTCTTATCACTTTCTGCCTTTACCAAATCTGTAACATCAATGGTATGGATCGTTTCCAATGTAGCACCTCCAGCAGAAGTTGTCACAACGGCCGCCACAGAATCCTGGGTTGAGCCAGGTGCGGTATTATACGTGATAGTCGCTTCATCCCAAGTATCGTCCTGAACATAAGATACCCACTGTGTACTACCGTCTTCCCCCCATTTAGAACCAAATGGAACAAGATTCAATTTAGCAGACTTGACCAGTTCAAGGTCTGGAATATCTTGAGACAGGTCATACCGTAGGTATATTTCATGCAGATTACTTCCCTCTCCAGATGCAGCTTGCATGTAGTCTCTTGTTCCGAAGTTGT
This Marinoscillum sp. 108 DNA region includes the following protein-coding sequences:
- a CDS encoding arylsulfatase; translation: MIFKSSYLFLVVCLLFGGCQQHTSQTERPNIVLVMVDDMGYSDIGCFGGEIHTPNIDQLAASGMKFTNFYNNGICVPSRTSLLTGVYPQKAGIYTNRPGKYQNSITFAEALKPAGYRTLMVGKWHADETPFQRGFDRHFGLTDGAANHFNPGPGRLNEPEPGRKLTTVPRGYPRRWAIDDQEYLPYETVKPNFYSTDTFTDYALSYLEEYKNEPDPFLLYIAYTAPHYPLQAWPEDIEKYKTRYKSGWDSLRQERFERLKALNLVEDHLVLGDRDEEVEPWEQVEDKDEWVSKMAVYAAMIDRVDQNVGRVLDKLEALGERENTLIIFLSDNGGCAEDANYTPDIAPGPVESYRSVGAGWANASNTPYRRFKRWNHEGGIKTPLIVNWPGVVASGSTTDRVGHLIDFMPTFLELANAQYPDQFNEKPILPIDGKSLVPVLKGAPDSGHELLFWQSNPKEHRAVRQGNWKLVSQGDEFETELYDLASDPLEQSNLALQNPQKLKELDSLFQSWASQVNIGDQEYIEY
- a CDS encoding DNRLRE domain-containing protein, with the protein product MNKNIQRILSACVIWAFMIILQVGTAQAQVQIQAEADAFVRAGSQSDNNFGTRDYMQAASGEGSNLHEIYLRYDLSQDIPDLELVKSAKLNLVPFGSKWGEDGSTQWVSYVQDDTWDEATITYNTAPGSTQDSVAAVVTTSAGGATLETIHTIDVTDLVKAESDKKLSIKVSSSLLAGTFKAEYHSKEYSEGGTYLEVELYSPKIAFSASKQSLKAGGSVTFTDESQYSPTSWKWTFEGGSPAESTDQNPTVTYAAEGKYDVTLEATNAGGTSSLTQSGYIVVDAEGVSTIKVYAAEDALTRTGSRGDDNYGDKDYLQSASGEGSNLHEIFLKYDLSKDISDLSAIKSATLYMIPYGNKWGEEGSTQWVSYIQDDTWSEATITGNTRPASLDSLSGVQTTSAAGETLESPHAIDITDAVKGETDKILSLKLSTTLQGSTFKAQYNSKEHSNGGSYIEIVVEQPEVVLSSELKANKINVYPNPSSDKVTIVNPDQKIVKVVLYNITGKMVRAQDVPAGASLVEISLEGLTSGNYLIETFDVQGRSKTSRVIKQ